A segment of the Planctomycetota bacterium genome:
CCGGCCCTGGCCCAGGAGAACGATCCCGACCGCCACAAGAGCGCCACCGCCGTCTTCCACGAGGGATATCGCGCCGAGACGGGCCCCAAGCCCAACCTCGCCGTCGCCATCGCCAAGTACAAGAAGGCGGCGGAGAAGGCCAAGCAGGAGAAGAACGGCGAAATCGGGGCGCAGGCCCTGGTCCGCCTGGCCGGCTGCTACGAGAAACAGGACCCCGAGGGCATCGCGGAAGCCAAGGCCGCCTACGAAGACGTCGCTTCATCGTTCGGGGACGTCAAGCCTTGGGCGGACCTGGCGCGTGAACGCGCTTCCTACAAGGGCGTGGATGTGTGGCTGCGCCGGCTGCATGCGGCCCTGGACCCCTGGCGGGTGTCCGCCGACCGGAGCCCGCTCTCGCCGCTCCTGGTCGAGAAGAAGGCGGCCGCGTGGGAAAAGATCAAGGCGCTCGACACGGAGGCGGTCCCGGGCCTTCTCTGGGGCCTGGGCCATCCGGATGAAGTCATCCGGACGTTCGCGGGCGAGTGCCTGGCCGAGGTCGTCGACGAGGCGGGCCTGACCGCGGTCATCGCCAAGCTCAACGACCCGGATCCGAACGCCCGCGCCGGCGCTTCCTCCGCCTTCCAGAAGATCTTCCGCAAGTGGAACAACGCGCGGGATCTCGAACGCCGCGCCGGAGAGCTCGAGCGGGACCTCGAAATCCCTCTTCAGGCCGACAGCCGCGCCTCCGCGCACCACGCCAAACTCCGCGAGGAGGCCTCCAAGCTCCGCAAGGCCGCCGAGGAGATCCGCCGGCACATTCCCGCCGGCCTCGCCACGGCGGACATCCAGGGGGCGCTCGAGAAGATTATCGCCGACGAGAACGCCGACCCGCAGGCCCGGCGCGAAGCCGCCCAGGCGGCATCCTGGATCGGAAACATCTCCGGATCGCTCGTGGACGCCCTCCTCAAGGGAATCGAGAGCAAGGACCGCAACGTCCGCGAGGCCTGCGTCCGGGCCGCCGGAGCGGTCGACACCTCGGTCGGGGCGGACAAGCACCGGCTGGCCGACGCCCTGATCCGTGCGGTCCAGTACGAGCCGGCGCGCGACCCGAACCCCTCGGAGGCCGACTGGCCCAACGACGAAGCCGTCCGCCAGGCGGCCGCGGAGGCCCTCGAGCGCATCGGCCTGATCAAGTCCCTGCCGGCCCTCATCGAGGCGCTCGACGATAACGACGCCCGGGTGCGTCATGCCGCGTTCCGCGCCCTTCGCCGGATCACGGACCGGGACCTCGAGTACGAAAAGGACGACAAAGGCCTGCCCCGCACCTACGAGCCCGACAAGCCCCTCCAGGAGCGCCGCAAGGCGCAGGCCAAGTGGAAGGAATGGTGGGAGCAGACGGGCGGCGTGCCGGTTCTCGTGGAGCGGTTCTGGGCCTTCCAGGCGCAGTGGAAAGACGTCAACGCGGCGCGCCTGTTCGATCCGGAGACGTATCTGCGGGAGGTGGAGTCGCGCCTCTGGTCGGCGCTGGATCCCAAGGCGACCGAGGAGCGCGCCAAACGCGTCGTGGAAGACTTCCAGCGCCGCAAGGAGGTCTTCGTCCAGGACGCCGTCGATCTCGGGGCGGAGGCGCTGGACCGCCTGATCCCTTTCCTCGGCGGCAAGACGGAGCGCGACCCGGCCAAGCCGAGCGGCGCCGTTCGCGCCTTCGTGGCGCAGTCCTGCGCGCGGATCGTCGAAAAGCATTCGCCGCCCCAGGGCAACGACAAGCTGCGGGACAAGCTCATCCAGGGCGAAGACGGCGCCCAGAAGGCCGGCGCCGCGCTGGCCCTGGGATTTCTCCCGCGCACGCTCGCCCAGGCCGCCGACCGCCAGGCGCTTCAGGCTCAGGGGCTTTCCGCCACCGAACCCGAGGTGCGCGAGGCCGCCGCCTGGGCGCTCTCGAAGGTGGGGGAAGAGTCCGCCGCCGCGGATCTGACCCGGGTGGCCGTTTCCGACGCCGACCCGAACGTCCAGGCGGCCGCCCTGCGGGCGCTCTTCGCCCTGAAGCCTAAGAATCCGGACACGATCCAGGCGCTCGGCGCCATGGTGGCCGACGAGCCCGACGCGCCCGGCGGTCCGAGCAAGAAGGCGCGGGACAAGAACATCCGCGCGCTGGCCGTGGAGGCTCTCGGCGCGATCGCCGATCCCTCCGCCACGCCTTTCCTGTTGCGGGCGCGCCGCGACGAGATGCGGGCCGTGCGGGAGGCCGCCACGGTCGCCCTCCGCAAGGTCCACCAGACCGATCCCAAGGTCGCTTCCGAGGAGTGCCTGAAAGCGCTCCGCGACGAACGGCGCAAGACCGACGACCGGATCGGCGCCGCGCTGGCCCTGGGCGACATGGCGGAGCCGGCGTACGCCAAAGCTCTCAGCGAGCGCCTGGTGGACCTTAATCCGCCGCGCGTCCTGCGGGATCCGGATCCGGGCGTTCGGATGGCCCTTTGCCGGGCGATCGGAGCGATGGGCGAGAAGGCCAAGCTCCGCAGCGTCGTGGAGCGCCTGATCCAGTCGATGGGCGACGAGAGCGGCCGCGAGACGCAGGATGTCCGCAACGCCGCCTATGAAGCGCTCAAAGAGGTGACCGGGATCAACCCGGACGCCGAAGGCAGCCCCGACGCGGCCAGGAAGTTCCGCGCCTCCGACGAGAAAACCAACCGCGCGGCGGCCGTGCGCGCGTGGGTGCAGTGGTTCGAGGCGGAAAAAGGCAACCTGCGGGACGCCGAATAGCCGCCCCGGAACGGCGCTCCGGCGGGGGCTTGAAAACGGCCGCCGGAAGGGGGATAATTCGCGGTGGATCCCCTATGGACGACAACGGCAGTGCAGGCCCCCCAGCGGCCTCCGACCATCCCCTCTCCTCGAGCGTTCTGGTGCTCAACCGGAACTACGCCGCGATCCGCGTGGTGTCCGCCCGGCGGGCGTTCATCCTGGTGTACAAGAATTTTGCCGAGGTCATCGACGCTCACGCCGACGAGTTCGACGCCTTCGACTTCTCCGGCTGGATCCTGCACTCCCGCGTGCATGAAGAGAGCCCGGCGGCGTTCGACCGGTTCGTGCGGACCCCGCGGGCCGCGATCCTGGTCCCGCGGGTCATCCGCCTGGTCGGCTACGACAAGATTCCCAAGCGGGAGGTGAAGTTCAGCCGGCGCAATATCCTCGCGCGGGACGAGCACCGCTGTCAGTACTGCGGCAAGCGGTTCCCCGCCTCGCAGCTTTCGATCGATCACGTGGTCCCCAAATCGCGGGGCGGGAAGTCCACCTGGACGAACGTGGTGGCCGCCTGCAACCCGTGCAATACCCTGAAGGGAGGTCGGATGCCGTGGGAAGCCTCCATGAAGCTCCGCAAGGCCCCCACGGTTCCCAAGAAAAACCCCGTCCTCATCGACAAGGTACGCTCTCAGGAATACGGTCTGTGGAGGCATTTCCTGGGCGACGGGGAGCTGGCGCTGGACGCGTGAAGCGGCGGCTCCTTCTGGCCGCGGGGCCGGCGGCCTGTCTCGGAGGCTGTACGGCGCTGGGTCAGACCCTGGGAGCGGT
Coding sequences within it:
- a CDS encoding HEAT repeat domain-containing protein — translated: PALAQENDPDRHKSATAVFHEGYRAETGPKPNLAVAIAKYKKAAEKAKQEKNGEIGAQALVRLAGCYEKQDPEGIAEAKAAYEDVASSFGDVKPWADLARERASYKGVDVWLRRLHAALDPWRVSADRSPLSPLLVEKKAAAWEKIKALDTEAVPGLLWGLGHPDEVIRTFAGECLAEVVDEAGLTAVIAKLNDPDPNARAGASSAFQKIFRKWNNARDLERRAGELERDLEIPLQADSRASAHHAKLREEASKLRKAAEEIRRHIPAGLATADIQGALEKIIADENADPQARREAAQAASWIGNISGSLVDALLKGIESKDRNVREACVRAAGAVDTSVGADKHRLADALIRAVQYEPARDPNPSEADWPNDEAVRQAAAEALERIGLIKSLPALIEALDDNDARVRHAAFRALRRITDRDLEYEKDDKGLPRTYEPDKPLQERRKAQAKWKEWWEQTGGVPVLVERFWAFQAQWKDVNAARLFDPETYLREVESRLWSALDPKATEERAKRVVEDFQRRKEVFVQDAVDLGAEALDRLIPFLGGKTERDPAKPSGAVRAFVAQSCARIVEKHSPPQGNDKLRDKLIQGEDGAQKAGAALALGFLPRTLAQAADRQALQAQGLSATEPEVREAAAWALSKVGEESAAADLTRVAVSDADPNVQAAALRALFALKPKNPDTIQALGAMVADEPDAPGGPSKKARDKNIRALAVEALGAIADPSATPFLLRARRDEMRAVREAATVALRKVHQTDPKVASEECLKALRDERRKTDDRIGAALALGDMAEPAYAKALSERLVDLNPPRVLRDPDPGVRMALCRAIGAMGEKAKLRSVVERLIQSMGDESGRETQDVRNAAYEALKEVTGINPDAEGSPDAARKFRASDEKTNRAAAVRAWVQWFEAEKGNLRDAE
- a CDS encoding HNH endonuclease; this encodes MDDNGSAGPPAASDHPLSSSVLVLNRNYAAIRVVSARRAFILVYKNFAEVIDAHADEFDAFDFSGWILHSRVHEESPAAFDRFVRTPRAAILVPRVIRLVGYDKIPKREVKFSRRNILARDEHRCQYCGKRFPASQLSIDHVVPKSRGGKSTWTNVVAACNPCNTLKGGRMPWEASMKLRKAPTVPKKNPVLIDKVRSQEYGLWRHFLGDGELALDA